In Brienomyrus brachyistius isolate T26 chromosome 3, BBRACH_0.4, whole genome shotgun sequence, the following proteins share a genomic window:
- the ckap4 gene encoding cytoskeleton-associated protein 4: MTAKQRNKNTAVVKNSNPDDVAKRSPKASERAGPIAAGCGSGSRGGPLAASSGLGSCWSFLASLCYLALAVAAGLTAFYVHAVREDVRQITDRNEELTHRNAEVASKIEVVRQQVDSVKETVAKFNSALSGVKAELDTMGRAQQIVESETQRVEEALQRLQKEILKDLSDGIQEVKQTRQRDFSSLEQAVEERLAELSTSIGDSVAGVAEVQGETQSQLQDLRVRLEGFANPEKFRQELQSLADSMMKLQADSIVVEKTTNSLAEQIGNVGAELQTRNQEVESQSQEIVSVRELVQSTIGTLRQSVSAVEVSFQTLSDQSQSMQTGLLQAEGSLQSLEKELRGSLNRAERNSEELEARVKVLEESIDSVQVSVTEQVAKLESSLAKIDFHDSTLATLTKDFEGERENAEQRAQQLQVILEEITHCQALGNQVEALNNNMDELKSTVPGLDNAQTELASAHSSLSQRLDALEQTLNILRETNTESQVSNELRASLSQVPNDLQQLRVAVDNLVAYSVKVERHEEAISSMQKDLEKTLTTVDILLKAPESPEWKE; this comes from the exons ATGACAGCAAAACAACGGAATAAGAACACTGCGGTTGTAAAGAACTCAAATCCAGATGACGTGGCAAAACGGAGTCCGAAAGCCAGCGAGCGGGCTGGCCCTATTGCTGCGGGCTGTGGCTCGGGAAGCCGGGGTGGCCCTCTCGCTGCGAGCTCTGGCTTGGGAAGCTGCTGGAGTTTCTTGGCATCCTTGTGTTACTTAGCCCTTGCAGTAGCTGCTGGTCTCACCGCGTTTTATGTGCATGCGGTACGGGAGGATGTTCGTCAGATTACCGACAGGAACGAAGAACTGACACACCGGAATGCCGAGGTGGCCAGTAAAATAGAAGTGGTTCGTCAACAG GTGGATTCTGTGAAGGAAACGGTGGCCAAGTTTAACTCTGCTCTCAGTGGGGTGAAGGCCGAGCTTGACACTATGGGACGGGCCCAACAGATAGTGGAGTCAGAGACACAGCGGGTGGAAGAAGCACTGCAAAGACTTCAGAAGGAGATCTTGAAAGATTTGTCAGATGGAATCCAGGAAGTGAAGCAGACACGTCAGCGGGACTTCTCCTCACTGGAGCAGGCCGTGGAGGAGCGCCTGGCGGAGCTGAGTACCTCCATCGGTGACAGTGTGGCAGGAGTAGCTGAGGTGCAGGGTGAAACACAGAGTCAGCTGCAGGACCTACGTGTGCGGCTGGAGGGCTTTGCTAACCCAGAGAAATTTAGGCAGGAGCTACAGAGTCTGGCTGATTCCATGATGAAGCTTCAGGCTGACAGCATAGTGGTGGAGAAGACCACAAACTCACTGGCTGAACAGATAGGTAATGTCGGGGCAGAACTCCAAACCAGGAACCAGGAGGTGGAATCCCAATCCCAGGAGATTGTATCTGTGAGGGAGCTAGTGCAGAGCACAATTGGGACACTAAGGCAGTCTGTGTCAGCTGTCGAGGTCAGTTTCCAAACCTTGTCAGACCAGTCTCAGAGCATGCAGACTGGGCTTCTTCAGGCCGAGGGCAGTCTCCAGAGCCTGGAGAAGGAATTGCGCGGATCATTGAACCGGGCTGAGCGGAACAGCGAAGAGTTAGAGGCCAGGGTGAAGGTCTTGGAGGAAAGCATAGATTCTGTCCAGGTGTCTGTGACAGAGCAGGTGGCCAAGCTGGAGTCCAGCCTGGCCAAGATTGACTTTCATGACAGCACACTTGCTACTCTGACCAAGGATTTTGAAGGTGAAAGGGAAAATGCTGAACAGAGAGCCCAACAATTACAGGTTATTTTGGAAGAAATTACCCATTGCCAAGCCCTAGGCAATCAAGTAGAGGCACTGAACAATAATATGGATGAGCTTAAGAGTACAGTGCCTGGTTTAGACAATGCACAGACTGAACTGGCCTCAGCCCACTCTAGCCTGTCTCAGCGACTAGATGCCCTAGAGCAGACATTAAATATCCTCAGAGAGACCAATACAGAATCCCAAGTTTCAAATGAACTGAGGGCATCTCTTAGCCAGGTTCCGAATGACCTGCAGCAGCTGAGGGTCGCAGTAGACAACCTGGTAGCTTACTCTGTGAAAGTGGAGAGACATGAGGAAGCCATTTCTTCAATGCAGAAAGATTTGGAGAAGACTCTGACCACTGTGGATATACTATTGAAAGCACCAGAGTCACCTGAATGGAAAGAATGA